The Salegentibacter sp. Hel_I_6 region GGTCTTGTGGGCGTTTGGGACTAACTTCAATTTTATTGATGAGGTTGCCATTTTCGTCATAAAATGTTCCCTCAAGTTCATAATTATAATAATTGAACGCATATTCGGCGATAGGGGATACCATTTCACTATTAATTGCAATGGTATTCTCATAAAATGAAAAGTAGGATTCCTGTGCCGAATTTAAACTGAAACCATTATCATCACCGCTTACTTTAGAGGCAATGATCTTTTCTTTAAAATCGTCTGGCCTTTTATAAGAAATTTCAGAAATAGTTTCGCTTAAGTAAACGATCCCGCTTCGGGTAGAATCCAGGCCACCACCAAGATCGCCAATTTCCTGACCCAGGATTTTTTCCGGGGCGTTTTGAATTCTCCATAATCCGCGGGAATAATAATCTGCGGTATATGCTTCGAGTTTTGCAGCATTTTCTTTTCGGAATTCAATCGCTTTCCTAATTATGGCGTTGGCGGGATTTTCACCGGCGGTTATATTAACTGCTTCGAGATTGGTGCTTTCCGCTTTTAGCTGAACATCTAGGTTAAAGGGGAAATTTTCTACTTCAATAGTTTTCATCTGAGTTTTATAACCCAAAAATTGAAAAATTAGATTGTATTCCCCGGGCTGTTCAATTTTAAGTTCATAAATCCCATTCTCATTAGTGGTGGTTCCAAACCTGCCGTCTTCAGAATAAATATTTACATAAGGGAGTTTTTTATTTTCGGTATCGGTGACCGTTCCGGTAATTTGAGCGCTTAAATTAAAAGATAAAAAAAGAAGAAAAATGATGATAAGTCTTTGATGCATGATGATGAATGTTTTGAAGTCGCCAAAATAAGTAAAATATTTGGTGTTCCCTGTAATTGTTGACTTTAGCGTGAATTAATTTTTTGCTTTCTGAAATAATCCCCATAAACCAAAAGCAGGACCAATAGCGAGTAGACTTAAGCTATAAACAGGAAATTGCTGATTTAGGTAAGTAATTAGCTGAATGCTTACTATGGTAATTGCAAAACCTATAGAATTTACAAGGGTTAGCGCGGTTCCTTTTATTGCCGGGGGAGCATGTTTCGCCACCAGGGTTGAAAATAAAGGCGAATCAGCGATTACGAAAATACCCCAAAAGCATAGAAATGAGATAAGAAAGATTGCTGAAGGTTGAAGTGTGATAAAAGGGAAAATCAAACAACACAAACCTGATAAAAACAAAGCGGAGGCAGCGGTTCTTTTTACGCCTACGATTTCAGAAATATAGCCTCCAAAAACACAGGAAAGTCCGCCAATTCCTATAATTATAAAAGACCAAAATGAAATATCAAAATCCTGGTGAGGAAAGGAAACTTTATATGTTGCCAGAATAATAGGCACAAAGGCCCAAAAGGTATAGAGTTCCCACATATGCCCAAAGTATCCAAAAGCGGCACGGCTTAGATTTTTATTCCTGAACACCTTAAAAATCGCTGAAACTTCAAATTTGCCTTTTGCTTTCCTAAACGGCCCGTTGGGAACAAAAAGAAAAATTAAAAGTCCGCCAATAGCAGCCAGGGAAGAGGTGGCAAAAATCACCGATCTCCAGGCTAGGCCTTCATTACCGGTAAAAGTCTTTAAAAAATGCGGAAAAGCAGTTCCTAGAACCAGGGCGCCTACTAAAAATCCAAGGGATTTCCCCAGGCCTTTATCATAATAATCTGCGGCGATTTTCATGCCCACCGGATAGATTCCTGCCAGAGAGAAACCGGTTAAAAAACGCAATAGGAGTAAAGTGTTTAAGCTGTTGTTTTTAAGAATAATCCCAAGGTTAAAAAGCGCTCCAAAAATAGCAGAAAGGAAGAAGAGTTTTGATGGTGAAAACCTGTCGGCAAGGCTTAAAAAAGCAAAAAGCAGCGTTCCTGAAATAAAACCGAATTGAACGGCAGAAGTTAAATGCCCAAGGGCTTCATCGTTAAGGTTGAAATCTATTAAAAGATTTGCCATTACACCGTTCCCGGCAAACCAAAGTGAAGTGCAGCAAAACTGAGAAAATACTATAAGCGGTAGAATCTGTTTTGCAGGCTGCATTCAGAAATTATTTGTATTCTTTCTTTATCCTGTCTAATTTTCGTTTGCTTTCGCGGTCTTTAATGGTTTCTCGCTTATCGTAGAGTTTTTTACCTTTTGCCAGGGCAATTTGCATTTTCGCCAGCCCGCGGTCGTTAATAAAAACGCGTAGTGGAATAATGGTAAGTCCCGAATTTTTCACTTCTTTTTCGAGTTTTCTTAATTCACGACGTTGTAAAAGAAGTTTACGTTCGCTTTTGGGATTATGATTAAAATGCGTGGCATGAGAATATTCTTCCACGTGCATATTGATCACGAATAATTCATTGTTCTGAAATTCACAAAAGCTCTCGGCTATAGAAGCTTTACCCTGTCTAATAGCTTTTATTTCGGTTCCAGCCAACTTTATCCCTGCGACGTATTTGTCGAGAATTTCATATTCAAATCTAGCCTTGCGGTTTTTTATATTTATGGTATTGCTGGTCTTCTTCATAATCAACAAAAATAGGAAGCATTAAAGGAACTGCCTATGTATTTACAAAATTCGTAACAATTTATACTAAAGTATTTTCCGATAATCAATTACTCACGGGTAAATCGCTGTTGTACTACTTCTTCCTCACCATCATCATCCACATCTTCTAAACCTTCTACTAAAAGTGTTTCAGAATTTAGGGTAACAATATCCATAACAACCATCTCTCTATCATTTAAAGTGAGTGAAATGGTATTTTCGTTTGCTGTATACGTTCCTTCTGCATCCACATCTTCTTCACAGCCCCAAACATCTATTTGTCTATAAGAGCCGTCTTCGTTGAATTCAACATAATCTTTACCGCAATCTTCGTGGTCGTTATAGGGTATTTCTTCACCTTCAATAATCATTGCATCAATAAACCAGGTTCCAAATAAATCGGCGTTTAATTGTTGAGTTTCCGCAGAGTCATTATCAGTATCACAAGCGGTAAATAATCCAAAACTTAAAAAGGCCAATAGTAGAAAACTTTTTTTCATAGGTATATTTAGTTAGAGCCTGCAAAATAGTGAAACAAAATTGAATTTTTTAAAAACAGTTGTAGCGGTTCTATAGGTGACCTATGTTACTTATGGTTTTAGCATTTTAACTACCTTTGCAGGCAGTTTTGAAAATTCAAATTCTATAATTTTAAAGATGAAAAAATACCTTCTAGGAATTCTTATCATTCCGTTTATTTTCGCCTGTACATCAGAAACAGAAAATGCGCAGCAAATTATTGATAAAGCCATTGAAAAAGCCGGGGGAGATCGTTATAAGAATGCCGAGATTACTTTCGATTTTAGAAAAGGGACTTATAGAAGTAATCGCGAAGGTGGGAAATTTGAACTGGAAAGAATCTTAGCCGATTCTACCGGAACGCAATATCGGGATGTAGTTAACAATACTGGTTTTACTCGTTATTATAAAGATACGGTAGTGCAGCTTTCTGATTCTATGAAAAATGTTTATAGCAATTCAGTGAATTCTGTTCATTATTTCGTGCAATTGCCTTTTGGTTTAAATGACGATGCAGTTAATAAAGAACTAATAGGAAAAGACACTATAAATGACAAAGAATATTATGAGATTAAAGTAAGCTTCGATGTAGAAGGTGGCGGTACCGATTACGAAGATGTTTATATGTATTGGATAGACACCCAGGATTACAGCCTGGATTATCTAGCTTACAGTTTTAAGGTGAACGAAGGTGGACTTCGATTTAGAAAAGCTTATAACCCAAGAACTATTGAGGGAATTCGATTTGTGGATTATGAAAACTATAAAACCGATGACCTGGATACCCCGCTTAGAGAATTAGATGATCTTTATGAAGCCAGGCAACTGGAATTGCTTTCAAAAATCGAGAATAAGAATATAAAAGTAAATCTTCACAACCAATAAATGACTTGGGTGGCACCCAAAGGGAAGAATATTCTTACTTTAATCTGTTAATTCTTCCTAATTAACGAGAAGTTCTAAAAGCTTTAACAACGCCTTAGTTCTAATTCTTTGTTTCAGTTCATAACTTTAAATTTCAAAAAATTAGTTATGAAAGATAAGACACTTAAAACCATTAATCCGGCTACAGGAAAAGAGCTGGAAACTTACAATTATTTTACAGATCAGGAAGCTAAAGATGCGGTAGAAGATTGCC contains the following coding sequences:
- a CDS encoding nitrate/nitrite transporter, whose translation is MQPAKQILPLIVFSQFCCTSLWFAGNGVMANLLIDFNLNDEALGHLTSAVQFGFISGTLLFAFLSLADRFSPSKLFFLSAIFGALFNLGIILKNNSLNTLLLLRFLTGFSLAGIYPVGMKIAADYYDKGLGKSLGFLVGALVLGTAFPHFLKTFTGNEGLAWRSVIFATSSLAAIGGLLIFLFVPNGPFRKAKGKFEVSAIFKVFRNKNLSRAAFGYFGHMWELYTFWAFVPIILATYKVSFPHQDFDISFWSFIIIGIGGLSCVFGGYISEIVGVKRTAASALFLSGLCCLIFPFITLQPSAIFLISFLCFWGIFVIADSPLFSTLVAKHAPPAIKGTALTLVNSIGFAITIVSIQLITYLNQQFPVYSLSLLAIGPAFGLWGLFQKAKN
- the smpB gene encoding SsrA-binding protein SmpB — encoded protein: MKKTSNTINIKNRKARFEYEILDKYVAGIKLAGTEIKAIRQGKASIAESFCEFQNNELFVINMHVEEYSHATHFNHNPKSERKLLLQRRELRKLEKEVKNSGLTIIPLRVFINDRGLAKMQIALAKGKKLYDKRETIKDRESKRKLDRIKKEYK
- a CDS encoding lipocalin family protein, with the translated sequence MKKSFLLLAFLSFGLFTACDTDNDSAETQQLNADLFGTWFIDAMIIEGEEIPYNDHEDCGKDYVEFNEDGSYRQIDVWGCEEDVDAEGTYTANENTISLTLNDREMVVMDIVTLNSETLLVEGLEDVDDDGEEEVVQQRFTRE
- a CDS encoding DUF6503 family protein, encoding MKKYLLGILIIPFIFACTSETENAQQIIDKAIEKAGGDRYKNAEITFDFRKGTYRSNREGGKFELERILADSTGTQYRDVVNNTGFTRYYKDTVVQLSDSMKNVYSNSVNSVHYFVQLPFGLNDDAVNKELIGKDTINDKEYYEIKVSFDVEGGGTDYEDVYMYWIDTQDYSLDYLAYSFKVNEGGLRFRKAYNPRTIEGIRFVDYENYKTDDLDTPLRELDDLYEARQLELLSKIENKNIKVNLHNQ